From the genome of Flavobacteriales bacterium:
TCTATATCGGCATGACCAATAGCATCACTAGACGTACCCATGAGCATAAGACTGAATTCTATGATGGATTCACCAAACGCTATTCGGTCAAGAGGCTCGTCTACTATGAACGCCACCCAAGCCCAGCCTCGGCTTTGAAGAGAGAGCGGCAGATGAAGAAATGGAATCGGGCTTGGAAACTACGCTTGATCGAAGAGATGAATCCGGAGTGGGAGGATCTAGCGCTAGAGTGGATGGAAGGTGACTGATGTATCACTACTGGACGCCCGACTTCTCGGGCGTTTTAATTGGGAGGACGTTGAGAGCAGACACCAGAATGAAATCTGCAAGTCCCATCAAAACCCCAATGCTCTCCCGCGCAGGCGGGAGACTAGAATGGTAGATCGAACGGTCAATAGACATACTCTGGACGCCCGACTGCTCCTGCGTTTTAATTGGGGAGAGGTGGAGAAGTACTCCACAATCAAAGAATTGCCATGTCCTCGAAAAACCCCAATGCTCTCCCGCGCAGGCGGGAGACTAGAATGGTAGATCGAACGGTCAATAGACATACTCTGGACGCCCCACTTCTCGGGCGTTTTAATTGGGAGGAGTTGGAGAGTAGACGCCCGAATGACAACCGCAAGTTCCATCAGAACCCCAATGCTCTCCCGCGCAGGCGGGAGACTAGTAAAGGTGGATTGAAAGGTCAATCAATTCGTTCTGGACGCCCCACTTCTCGGGCGTTTTAATTGGGGAGAGGTGGAGAAGTACTCCACAATCAAAGAATTGCCATGTCCTCGAAAAACAAAATGCTCTCCCGCGCAGGCGGGAGACTAGTAAAGGTGGAACGAAAGGTCAATCAATTCGTTCTGGACGCCCCACTTCTCGGGTGTTTTAATTGGGAGGAGTTGGAGAGTAGACGCCCGAATGACAACCGAAAGTTCCATCATAACCCGAATGCTCTCCCGCGCAGGCGGGAGACTAGAGAGATGAATCGACACTCTATGGACGCCCGACTGCTCCTGCGTTTTAATTGGGAGGACGTTGAGAGCAGACGCCCGAACGACATTTGCCTTTCCTATCAAAACCCCACTGCTCCCGGACTGGCGGGAGAGCAGTCCCACATACATCACATCTCACACAAAATCGAAATCAAAGACATTCGCTAGATTCCATTTCAGCTTCTCTTTGACTTCTTCCATGTCCTGGGGGGCACCGAGCTCTTTCTGCAAAGAAGTCACCGCCTTGTCAGAGATGCCACAGGGGATGATATTCTCAAAATAGCTCAGATCCGTATTGATATTGAAAGCAAAGCCGTGCATGGTCACCCATCGGCTGCATTTCACCCCGAGAGCAGCGATCTTACGGGCTTTCACGGGATCATCCACATCCAGCCATACGCCCGTCAGACCATCGATGCGCCCGGCATGGATACCGTAATCCAAAAGCGTCAGTATGATTGCCTCTTCTAGATAGCGCATATACTTCCCGATATCGGTGAAGAACTGCTCCAGATCCAATATGGGATAGCCTACGATCTGCCCGGGACCGTGATAGGTGATGTCACCTCCTCGATTGATTTTATAATATGTCGCCTCCTTGTATCGAAGCATCTGCTCATCGATCAGCAGGTTCTCAACACTACCACTCTTCCCGAGGGTATAGACATGCGGATGCTCAACAAAGAGTAAATGATGTGGAGGTATGGTCTGCTCTTCGGATGGGAGATCCTTATTCGCCTTCTTCAGCGCCAGAGCTTGGGCCAACAGGTCTTCCTGATAGTCCCAGCATTCTTTGAAGTCCTTTCTTCCAAGATCCTGGAATCTGACTTTTGGGGTGGTTCCTTCTGAAAATGCTCCGCTACTCATTCGACCCTA
Proteins encoded in this window:
- a CDS encoding GIY-YIG nuclease family protein, producing MKNYYVYILASKRNGTLYIGMTNSITRRTHEHKTEFYDGFTKRYSVKRLVYYERHPSPASALKRERQMKKWNRAWKLRLIEEMNPEWEDLALEWMEGD
- the lipB gene encoding lipoyl(octanoyl) transferase LipB, coding for MSSGAFSEGTTPKVRFQDLGRKDFKECWDYQEDLLAQALALKKANKDLPSEEQTIPPHHLLFVEHPHVYTLGKSGSVENLLIDEQMLRYKEATYYKINRGGDITYHGPGQIVGYPILDLEQFFTDIGKYMRYLEEAIILTLLDYGIHAGRIDGLTGVWLDVDDPVKARKIAALGVKCSRWVTMHGFAFNINTDLSYFENIIPCGISDKAVTSLQKELGAPQDMEEVKEKLKWNLANVFDFDFV